The following proteins are encoded in a genomic region of Notolabrus celidotus isolate fNotCel1 chromosome 19, fNotCel1.pri, whole genome shotgun sequence:
- the uck1 gene encoding uridine-cytidine kinase 1: MDALGAQEEAERPRHHPFLIGVSGGTASGKSTVCAKIMELLGQNKVDHRQRQVAIISQDSFYRVLTPEQKMKALKGQYNFDHPEAFDNDLMYKTLKDIAEGRVVEVPTYDFVTHSRLDERITVYPADVVLFEGILVFYTQKVRDMFHMKLFVDTDSDVRLSRRVLRDMNRGRDLEQILTQYTTFVKPAFEEFCLPTKKYVDVIIPRGVDNMVAINLIVQHIQDILNGDICKWQRGSINGHGRGFKRAVSEQGDLQNGAANPPVKRVLLEPSCRPH, encoded by the exons ATGGATGCTCTAGGAGCccaagaggaggcagagaggccCCGACATCATCCTTTCCTTATCGGGGTGAGCGGAGGAACAGCCAGCGGCAAG TCAACAGTCTGCGCCAAGATCATGGAGCTCCTGGGCCAGAACAAGGTGGACCACCGCCAGAGACAGGTGGCTATTATAAGCCAGGACAGTTTCTACAGAGTCCTAACGCCAGAGCAGAAGATGAAAGCACTGAAGGGCCAGTACAACTTCGATCACCCGG AGGCATTCGACAACGACTTAATGTACAAAACCTTGAAGGACATTGCGGAGGGACGGGTGGTTGAAGTTCCAACGTATGATTTCGTCACTCATTCCAG gtTGGACGAAAGGATCACGGTTTACCCGGCAGACGTGGTGCTCTTTGAGGGGATCCTGGTCTTCTACACCCAGAAAGTGCGAGATATGTTTCACATGAAGCTCTTTGTGGATACAGATTCAGACGTCAGACTGTCTCGCAGAG tTCTTCGAGACATGAACCGAGGGAGAGACCTGGAGCAGATTCTCACTCAGTATACAACGTTTGTGAAGCCTGCTTTTGAAGAGTTCTGTTTGCCT ACAAAGAAATATGTGGATGTCATCATTCCAAGGGGAGTTGACAATATGG TCGCAATCAACCTCATCGTACAGCACATCCAAGACATACTGAACGGCGACATCTGTAAATGGCAGCGTGGGTCCATCAACGGTCACGGGCGAGGTTTCAAACGCGCCGTTTCCGAGCAGGGCGACCTGCAGAACGGAGCCGCCAACCCTCCGGTAAAAAGGGTCCTGTTGGAACCGAGCTGTCGACcccactga